A window of the Natronomonas salina genome harbors these coding sequences:
- a CDS encoding transcriptional regulator translates to MDDINFAVLGTGGIGRRALDYSRTKEHLTPVAACDRNGVAVDHDGLDVDELLAATEGNIASDGGEVSTANRTSSDTSDGSAVAVKQSGEQKGVAASVQAEPTENPIDDIIAESDRIDAVLIALPNLEHDFIPRVADRIAAADYEGVLVDVLKRSRVIGLLDERAEALEESGITFVCGAGATPGFLTGAAALAAQSFVEIDEVEIWWGVGLKSGYEDNRGTVREDIAHLDGYDIETARDLTDEEIEAIVDEHGGVIEFHDMEHADDVLLERAGICDAEDVTVGGILDVRSDEKPTTTTVRVTGRTFDGEVGTNTFTLDDATSMEANVNGPALGYLKAGVRRNRAGEYGVFGPADLMPGF, encoded by the coding sequence ATGGACGACATCAACTTCGCAGTCCTCGGCACCGGCGGTATCGGCCGACGAGCACTCGACTACTCCCGGACGAAGGAACACCTGACGCCCGTCGCGGCGTGCGACCGCAACGGCGTCGCCGTCGACCACGACGGCCTCGACGTCGACGAACTCCTCGCGGCGACCGAAGGCAACATCGCGAGCGACGGGGGTGAGGTGAGCACCGCGAACCGAACGTCGTCGGACACGTCCGACGGAAGTGCAGTCGCGGTCAAGCAGTCCGGCGAACAGAAGGGCGTCGCCGCCTCCGTACAGGCCGAGCCGACGGAGAATCCCATCGACGATATCATCGCGGAGTCCGACCGGATAGATGCGGTCCTGATCGCGCTCCCGAACCTCGAACACGACTTCATCCCCCGCGTCGCAGACCGCATCGCTGCGGCCGACTACGAGGGGGTCCTCGTGGACGTCCTGAAGCGGTCCCGCGTCATCGGGCTGCTCGACGAGCGCGCCGAGGCCCTGGAGGAGTCGGGCATCACGTTCGTCTGCGGCGCGGGCGCGACGCCCGGCTTCCTGACCGGGGCCGCCGCCCTGGCCGCGCAGTCGTTCGTCGAGATAGACGAGGTCGAGATCTGGTGGGGCGTCGGCCTGAAGTCGGGTTACGAGGACAACCGGGGGACTGTCCGCGAGGACATCGCCCACCTCGACGGCTACGACATCGAGACGGCACGGGACCTCACCGACGAGGAGATCGAGGCGATCGTCGACGAACACGGCGGCGTCATCGAGTTCCACGACATGGAGCACGCCGACGACGTCCTGCTGGAGCGGGCCGGCATCTGCGACGCCGAGGACGTCACGGTGGGCGGGATCCTCGACGTCCGCTCCGACGAGAAGCCGACGACGACGACCGTCCGGGTCACCGGCCGCACCTTCGACGGTGAGGTCGGTACCAATACGTTCACCCTCGACGACGCGACGAGCATGGAGGCCAACGTCAACGGACCGGCGCTCGGCTACCTGAAGGCCGGCGTCCGGCGGAACCGCGCCGGCGAGTACGGCGTCTTCGGCCCGGCGGACCTGATGCCCGGGTTCTGA
- the trxA gene encoding thioredoxin, with protein MSDADDIDDIREQKREEMESKATSTGEPVHVESESHFEELVADNRIVLVDFYADWCGPCKMLEPTVEEIAAETDATVAKVDVDEHQGLAQSHQVQGVPTLYLFVDGEPADRMVGVQEKADLVGKIEAAA; from the coding sequence ATGAGTGACGCCGACGACATCGACGACATCCGCGAGCAGAAACGCGAGGAAATGGAGTCGAAGGCGACCTCGACGGGCGAACCGGTCCACGTCGAGAGCGAGTCGCACTTCGAGGAACTCGTCGCGGACAACCGCATCGTCCTCGTGGATTTCTACGCCGACTGGTGCGGCCCCTGCAAGATGCTCGAACCCACCGTCGAGGAGATCGCCGCCGAGACCGACGCCACGGTGGCGAAGGTCGACGTCGACGAGCACCAGGGACTCGCCCAGTCCCACCAGGTCCAGGGCGTACCGACGCTGTACCTGTTCGTCGACGGCGAACCCGCGGACCGCATGGTCGGCGTCCAGGAGAAGGCCGACCTCGTCGGGAAGATCGAGGCCGCCGCCTGA
- a CDS encoding metal ABC transporter permease: MAGNALAVRQALVRAGIAVTALLAAVSTLYLLGTFLEAHGPGPLGALGEVLASTLVTLGYAAGLLAGTDVLQFRFVWNSLATGVLIGVVGPLVGTYVVHREMALIGETLAHTAFAGVAFGLFFAASTGWSAPVLLPALVAGVLGAFAVQWLTEHTDAYGDVPIAIMLTGSFALGTIVISVGGGFSGLNIESYLFGNVGFVTPDGAWLMGALSAIVVAVVAARHKQLLFITFDEQAARVAQIDVGRHNTLLIVLTALVVVGAMQVLGIVLVAALLVVPVAAAAQVAANFRESLFLGVLFGEVSVILGMIAAFALNSPAGGTIVMIAIAIYVLAVAATSGGSAAISTH, encoded by the coding sequence ATGGCGGGGAACGCACTCGCGGTCCGGCAGGCGCTCGTTCGGGCGGGCATCGCCGTGACGGCGCTGCTGGCCGCGGTCTCGACGCTCTACCTGCTGGGGACGTTCCTCGAGGCCCACGGCCCCGGCCCGCTGGGTGCCCTCGGCGAGGTGCTCGCATCGACGCTCGTCACCCTCGGGTACGCCGCCGGGCTCCTCGCCGGGACCGACGTGCTGCAGTTCCGGTTCGTCTGGAACTCCCTGGCGACGGGCGTCCTCATCGGCGTCGTCGGGCCGCTCGTCGGCACCTACGTCGTCCACCGGGAGATGGCGCTCATCGGCGAGACGCTCGCCCACACCGCCTTCGCCGGCGTGGCCTTCGGGCTGTTCTTCGCCGCCTCGACGGGCTGGTCGGCGCCCGTCCTCCTGCCGGCGCTCGTCGCGGGCGTCCTCGGGGCCTTCGCCGTCCAGTGGCTCACCGAGCACACCGACGCCTACGGCGACGTCCCCATCGCCATCATGCTCACCGGCTCGTTCGCGCTGGGGACGATCGTCATCAGCGTCGGCGGCGGCTTCTCGGGACTGAACATCGAGAGCTACCTGTTCGGCAACGTCGGCTTCGTCACGCCGGACGGCGCCTGGCTGATGGGCGCGCTGTCGGCCATCGTCGTCGCCGTCGTCGCCGCTCGCCACAAGCAACTGCTGTTCATCACCTTCGACGAGCAGGCCGCCCGCGTCGCCCAGATCGACGTCGGCCGTCACAACACCCTGCTGATCGTCCTCACGGCGCTCGTCGTCGTCGGCGCGATGCAGGTCCTCGGCATCGTCCTCGTCGCCGCGCTGCTGGTCGTGCCCGTCGCCGCCGCCGCCCAGGTCGCCGCGAACTTCCGGGAGTCGCTGTTCCTCGGCGTCCTCTTCGGCGAGGTCTCGGTCATCCTGGGGATGATCGCGGCGTTCGCGCTGAACTCGCCGGCCGGCGGCACCATCGTGATGATCGCCATCGCCATCTACGTCCTCGCCGTCGCCGCGACCTCGGGGGGCTCCGCCGCCATCTCGACGCACTGA
- a CDS encoding acetate--CoA ligase family protein codes for MSELSGLFAPRRVAVVGATEREGAIGRVVMENLLADFEGEVVPVNPSADRLFDRPCHDSVAGTGADLAVVVVPADVALDVVEQAGEAGIRNVVVITAGFGESGSDGTGREQRLVELAEEYDLNLLGPNCVGVISTPSGLNATFAPRNALPGSISFMSQSGAFITAVLDWAGDRDIGFKDVVSLGNKAVLDETDFVEAWGEDPDTSVVLGYLESIQDGAEFVRTAREVTAETPVVVVKSGRTEAGAHAAASHTGAMAGSEAAYEAGLRQAGVIRAESAEELFDYGAMLASQPVPDADGVAVVTNAGGPGVMATDAVGDSGAELASLSEETRDRLAEVLPDTADAYNPVDVIGDAPTERFTDALDVVLDDPGVGAAVVIACPTAVLSFDDLADSLASFAADRSQPLAVSFMGGSSAESANERLSEAGVPSYFDPARAVRSLDALYDYRAIRDREYQEPTTFDVDRDAARDVLERVEEQSDNRLGIEAMGLLDAYGIPTPDSDIVDSPGEAREVAERIEGDVVMKIVSPDILHKTDVGGVEVGVDDEDVADVYESLVTRARNYQPDARLLGVQVQELVDLDDGVETIVGSNRDPQFGPLVLFGLGGVFVEVLEDTTVRVAPVSGREAAGMIDDVDSAPLLRGARGREPVDEDGVVETIQRLSQLVTDFPAIVELDINPLVATPDGVTAIDVRLTVDPDKL; via the coding sequence ATGAGCGAGCTCTCGGGGTTGTTCGCCCCACGGCGCGTCGCTGTCGTCGGAGCGACGGAACGCGAGGGCGCGATCGGGCGAGTCGTGATGGAGAACCTGCTCGCCGACTTCGAGGGCGAGGTGGTCCCGGTGAACCCCTCGGCCGACCGGCTGTTCGACCGGCCGTGTCACGACAGCGTCGCCGGGACCGGCGCCGACCTCGCGGTCGTCGTGGTGCCCGCCGACGTCGCCCTCGACGTCGTCGAGCAGGCCGGCGAGGCGGGCATCCGGAACGTCGTCGTCATCACCGCCGGCTTCGGCGAGTCCGGCAGCGACGGGACCGGTCGCGAGCAGCGGCTGGTCGAACTCGCCGAGGAGTACGACCTGAACCTCCTGGGGCCGAACTGCGTCGGCGTCATCTCGACACCGTCGGGACTCAACGCCACGTTCGCCCCGCGGAACGCCCTGCCCGGCAGCATCTCCTTCATGAGCCAGTCGGGGGCCTTCATCACGGCGGTGCTCGACTGGGCCGGCGACCGCGACATCGGGTTCAAGGACGTCGTCTCGCTCGGCAACAAGGCCGTCCTCGACGAGACCGACTTCGTCGAGGCGTGGGGCGAGGACCCCGACACGAGCGTCGTCCTGGGCTACCTCGAGAGCATCCAGGACGGCGCCGAGTTCGTCCGGACCGCCCGCGAGGTGACGGCGGAGACGCCGGTCGTCGTGGTCAAGTCCGGCCGGACGGAGGCGGGCGCTCACGCGGCCGCCTCCCATACCGGTGCGATGGCCGGCAGCGAGGCGGCCTACGAGGCCGGGCTCCGACAGGCCGGCGTCATCCGCGCGGAGTCGGCCGAGGAGCTGTTCGACTACGGCGCGATGCTGGCCAGCCAGCCGGTCCCCGACGCCGACGGCGTCGCGGTCGTGACGAACGCCGGCGGCCCGGGTGTGATGGCGACCGACGCCGTCGGCGACTCCGGCGCCGAACTGGCTTCCCTCTCCGAAGAGACCCGCGACCGACTCGCGGAGGTCCTCCCCGACACCGCCGACGCGTACAACCCGGTCGACGTCATCGGCGACGCCCCGACCGAGCGGTTCACTGACGCCCTCGACGTGGTGCTGGACGACCCCGGCGTCGGCGCGGCCGTCGTCATCGCCTGTCCGACAGCCGTCCTGTCGTTCGACGACCTGGCGGACTCGCTGGCGTCGTTCGCCGCGGACCGCAGCCAGCCCCTCGCGGTGAGCTTCATGGGCGGCTCCTCGGCGGAGTCGGCCAACGAGCGGCTCTCCGAAGCCGGCGTCCCGTCGTACTTCGACCCGGCTCGCGCCGTCCGGAGCCTCGACGCCCTGTACGACTACCGGGCGATCCGCGACCGCGAGTACCAGGAGCCGACGACGTTCGACGTCGACCGGGATGCGGCCCGGGACGTCCTCGAGCGGGTCGAGGAGCAGTCGGACAACCGCCTCGGCATCGAGGCGATGGGGCTGCTCGACGCCTACGGCATCCCGACCCCGGACAGCGATATCGTCGACTCGCCGGGGGAGGCACGGGAGGTCGCCGAGCGCATCGAGGGCGACGTCGTGATGAAGATCGTCTCGCCGGACATCCTCCACAAGACCGACGTCGGGGGCGTCGAGGTCGGCGTCGACGACGAGGACGTCGCGGACGTCTACGAGTCGCTGGTCACCAGGGCGCGGAACTACCAGCCAGACGCGCGCCTGCTCGGCGTGCAGGTCCAGGAGCTGGTGGACCTCGACGACGGCGTCGAGACCATCGTCGGCTCGAACCGCGACCCACAGTTCGGGCCGCTCGTTCTCTTCGGCCTCGGCGGCGTCTTCGTCGAGGTGCTGGAGGACACCACCGTCAGGGTGGCGCCGGTCTCCGGGCGCGAGGCCGCCGGGATGATCGACGACGTCGACTCGGCGCCGCTGCTGCGCGGGGCGCGGGGCCGCGAGCCCGTCGACGAGGACGGCGTCGTCGAGACGATCCAGCGGCTCTCCCAGCTCGTCACCGACTTCCCCGCCATCGTGGAACTGGACATCAACCCCCTCGTGGCGACGCCCGACGGCGTCACCGCGATCGACGTGCGACTCACCGTCGACCCAGACAAGCTATGA
- the bioD gene encoding dethiobiotin synthase, translating to MTIAVVGTDTGVGKTVVTAAIVARLRRDGVDARAIKPTQTGFPEDDDADYVRWACDDEAAALRLRTYGEPLAPAVAARRADDPIGYDELLSETREAVDDSEFVVVEGAGGLRVPLSNDPRREIVDVVADLDAPALVVARSGLGTLNHTALTVEALRRRDVSVLGVALNRYEGESVAERTNPDELERMCDCPVWTLPESPLESRDDVRELGADLPAFDGRVGEDPPM from the coding sequence GTGACCATCGCCGTGGTCGGGACGGACACCGGCGTCGGGAAGACCGTCGTCACCGCCGCCATCGTCGCTCGCCTCCGGCGGGACGGCGTCGACGCCCGCGCGATAAAGCCGACCCAGACCGGTTTCCCTGAGGACGACGACGCCGACTACGTCCGGTGGGCCTGCGACGACGAAGCGGCGGCCCTTCGGCTGCGGACCTACGGCGAACCGCTCGCTCCAGCCGTCGCGGCGCGGCGGGCCGACGACCCCATCGGCTACGACGAACTCCTGTCGGAGACCCGCGAGGCCGTCGACGACTCCGAGTTCGTCGTGGTCGAGGGTGCCGGAGGACTCCGCGTGCCGCTGTCGAACGACCCGCGCCGGGAGATCGTCGACGTCGTCGCGGACCTCGACGCTCCGGCGCTGGTGGTCGCACGGTCCGGACTCGGCACGCTGAACCACACCGCGCTCACCGTCGAGGCACTGCGACGCAGGGACGTATCGGTTCTGGGCGTCGCCCTGAACCGCTACGAGGGGGAATCCGTGGCCGAGCGGACCAACCCCGACGAACTCGAGCGGATGTGCGACTGCCCGGTGTGGACGCTGCCGGAGTCGCCGCTGGAGTCACGCGACGACGTTCGAGAACTCGGAGCGGATCTGCCGGCGTTCGACGGACGGGTAGGGGAAGACCCTCCGATGTAA
- a CDS encoding metal ABC transporter ATP-binding protein, translating into MTDAVRVEDVSFAYGDTPALRDVTLTIEDGEFLGLIGPNGSGKTTLLNVMLGLIEPDEGTVELFGEPIDAFDDGHRIGYVSQKSTEKGGAMPVTVAEVVEMGRYAHAGSGRLSAADRQAVQKALARVDITDLADRKISTLSGGQQQRAYIARALASDADLLALDEPTVGVDAESRDRFYGLLDELNAEGITIVLIEHDIGVVTDRAGRIACINTELFHHGDPESFHESDALERAYGSTGQVVGHHH; encoded by the coding sequence ATGACCGACGCCGTCCGCGTCGAGGACGTCTCGTTCGCCTACGGGGACACCCCCGCGCTGCGCGACGTCACCCTCACGATCGAGGACGGCGAGTTCCTCGGGCTCATCGGCCCCAACGGCTCAGGGAAGACGACGCTGCTGAACGTGATGCTCGGCCTGATCGAACCCGACGAGGGCACCGTCGAGCTGTTCGGCGAGCCGATCGACGCGTTCGACGACGGCCACCGCATCGGCTACGTCTCCCAGAAGTCCACGGAGAAGGGCGGCGCCATGCCGGTCACCGTCGCGGAGGTCGTCGAGATGGGCCGGTACGCACACGCTGGGTCGGGGCGGCTCTCGGCGGCCGACCGGCAGGCCGTCCAGAAGGCGCTGGCCCGCGTCGACATCACGGACCTCGCCGACCGGAAGATCAGCACCCTGTCCGGCGGCCAGCAGCAGCGCGCCTACATCGCGCGGGCCCTGGCCAGCGACGCCGACCTGCTGGCCCTCGACGAGCCGACCGTCGGCGTCGACGCCGAGTCCCGCGACCGCTTCTACGGCCTGCTCGACGAACTGAACGCGGAGGGGATCACCATCGTCCTCATCGAGCACGACATCGGCGTCGTCACCGACCGCGCCGGCCGCATCGCCTGCATCAACACCGAGCTGTTCCACCACGGCGACCCCGAGTCGTTCCACGAGAGCGACGCCCTGGAGCGCGCCTACGGCTCGACTGGACAGGTCGTCGGCCACCACCACTGA
- a CDS encoding aminotransferase class I/II-fold pyridoxal phosphate-dependent enzyme, which produces MSLQHGHGFDLEARLRERERNGLRRDLSPLDAVAGRADVAADPGCAPPEFDEECVVFGANNYLGLAGDERVAAAAAAAAEDVGTGAGASRLVVGDTVAHRSLERRLAAEKGAERALAFSSGYAANVGTIAALDPDVIFSDELNHASIVDGVRFSGADVVVYDHCDVDSLADAMARRADAASDGESWLVVTDSVFSMDGDVAPLSAICDVADEHGAWTMVDEAHATGVYDGGVVGERDLTERVDVQLGTLSKALGAQGGFVAGSEPLVEHLLNAARSFVFSTGLAPPAAAAAERALDLAPERRDDLWANVARVRDGLEAMGYDVWGDTHVLPVVVGDRDAAVALDERLREAGILAPAIRPPTVPEGTSRLRLAPQATHTDAEIDRCLAAIEEAGEEVGVL; this is translated from the coding sequence ATGAGCCTCCAGCACGGCCACGGCTTCGACCTCGAGGCGCGACTGCGCGAGCGCGAGCGGAACGGCCTCCGGCGCGACCTCTCGCCGTTGGACGCCGTCGCAGGACGGGCCGACGTAGCAGCTGACCCCGGCTGTGCGCCGCCCGAGTTCGACGAGGAGTGCGTCGTCTTCGGTGCGAACAATTACCTGGGGCTTGCCGGCGACGAACGCGTCGCCGCGGCCGCCGCGGCCGCAGCCGAGGACGTCGGCACTGGCGCCGGCGCCTCCCGCCTCGTCGTCGGGGACACGGTCGCCCACCGCTCGCTCGAGCGGCGCCTCGCTGCCGAGAAGGGCGCCGAACGCGCGCTGGCCTTCTCGTCGGGCTACGCCGCGAACGTGGGCACCATCGCCGCGCTAGACCCGGACGTGATCTTCTCGGACGAACTGAACCACGCGAGCATCGTCGACGGGGTTCGGTTCTCCGGCGCCGACGTCGTAGTCTACGATCACTGCGACGTCGATTCGCTGGCCGACGCGATGGCTCGCCGCGCCGACGCGGCGAGCGACGGGGAGTCGTGGCTCGTCGTCACCGACTCCGTCTTCTCGATGGACGGCGACGTCGCGCCGCTGTCGGCCATCTGCGACGTCGCCGACGAGCACGGCGCCTGGACGATGGTCGACGAGGCCCACGCCACGGGGGTCTACGACGGCGGCGTCGTCGGCGAGCGCGACCTCACCGAGCGGGTCGACGTCCAGCTCGGGACCCTCTCGAAGGCCCTCGGCGCGCAGGGCGGTTTCGTCGCCGGGAGCGAGCCCCTCGTCGAGCACCTCCTGAACGCCGCGCGCTCGTTCGTCTTCTCCACCGGACTGGCGCCGCCGGCGGCGGCCGCCGCGGAACGCGCGCTGGACCTGGCTCCCGAGCGCCGGGACGACCTCTGGGCGAACGTCGCCCGAGTCCGGGACGGGCTCGAGGCGATGGGCTACGACGTCTGGGGCGACACCCACGTCCTGCCCGTGGTCGTCGGCGACCGCGACGCAGCCGTGGCGCTCGACGAACGCCTCCGGGAGGCGGGAATCCTCGCGCCGGCCATCCGCCCGCCGACGGTCCCGGAGGGGACGAGCCGCCTTCGCCTGGCGCCCCAGGCGACCCACACCGACGCGGAGATAGACCGCTGTCTGGCGGCCATCGAGGAAGCAGGCGAGGAGGTGGGCGTCCTGTGA
- a CDS encoding phosphotransacetylase family protein, protein MTVLVTSLEDSTGKTAVSLALAKAAQERGERVGYMKPKGTRLQSAVGKTRDEDPMFARELLDLDDEIHQMEPVVYSPTFVQEAIRGREDADELREQVRTQFEALAEDRDRMVVEGGGTLTTGGIVDLTDADVAELLDATVVLVVHYEEPGDVDDVLAAAELLGDRLGGVLFNAVSDAAFDALATDVVPFLEGRDIRVYGTVPRDADLAGVSVAELADELGADVLTDDAPTDGLVQRFVVGAMSASEALGQLRRVRDAALLTGGDRPEIQTAALEASGVTCLVLTGGMRPPETVIGKAESAGVPVLLVRTDTKTTLDRAEDVVRSGRTRDAETVARMGELLVDYADVDAMLH, encoded by the coding sequence ATGACCGTACTCGTCACCTCACTGGAAGACAGCACAGGCAAGACCGCCGTGTCGCTGGCGCTGGCGAAGGCCGCCCAGGAGCGCGGCGAGCGCGTCGGCTACATGAAACCGAAGGGCACGCGGCTGCAGTCCGCCGTCGGCAAGACCCGCGACGAGGACCCGATGTTCGCCCGCGAACTGCTCGACCTCGACGACGAGATCCACCAGATGGAGCCCGTCGTCTACTCGCCGACGTTCGTCCAGGAGGCCATCCGCGGCCGCGAGGACGCCGACGAGCTCCGCGAGCAGGTCCGCACGCAGTTCGAGGCCCTCGCCGAGGACCGCGACCGGATGGTCGTCGAGGGCGGCGGCACGCTGACCACCGGCGGCATCGTCGACCTCACCGACGCCGACGTCGCGGAGCTACTCGACGCGACCGTCGTGCTCGTCGTCCACTACGAGGAGCCCGGCGACGTCGACGACGTCCTCGCCGCGGCCGAACTGCTCGGCGACCGCCTCGGCGGCGTCCTGTTCAACGCCGTTTCCGACGCCGCCTTCGACGCGTTGGCCACGGACGTCGTCCCGTTCCTCGAGGGCCGCGACATCCGGGTGTACGGCACCGTCCCCCGGGACGCCGACCTGGCCGGCGTCTCCGTGGCCGAACTCGCGGACGAACTCGGCGCCGACGTCCTCACCGACGACGCGCCGACCGACGGCCTCGTCCAGCGGTTCGTCGTCGGCGCGATGTCGGCCTCCGAGGCGCTCGGACAACTCCGCCGGGTCCGCGACGCGGCGCTGCTCACCGGCGGCGACCGTCCGGAGATACAGACCGCCGCCCTCGAAGCCTCGGGCGTCACCTGCCTGGTCCTGACCGGCGGCATGCGACCGCCCGAGACCGTGATCGGCAAGGCCGAGTCGGCCGGCGTGCCCGTACTACTGGTCCGGACCGACACCAAGACCACGCTCGACCGCGCCGAGGACGTCGTCCGGTCCGGACGCACCCGCGACGCCGAGACGGTCGCCCGGATGGGCGAGTTGCTCGTCGACTACGCCGACGTCGACGCGATGTTACACTGA
- the bioB gene encoding biotin synthase BioB, whose product MVYETGNRTVDNAVRGVLDGETLDRTDGLALLAQPVDALAAGADVVRRHFSDGTVDACSIVNAKAGDCAEDCGFCAQSAHFDTGIDTYGFLGPEKVLEAAKRAEADGAQRFGIVVAEKGVSKEHRPDEWNEIVKAIRLVRDETDVEVDASLGLLTQAEADELADEGLNHYNHNIETSRRYFPEVVGTHSFEDRLKTLRRAKNAGMDLCAGVILGMGESPTDRVDAAIELQGIGVSSLPVNILNPVAGTPMGDQDHADISKSEVVKTIAVYRLLHPDSRVRLTGGREVNLAPDEQHLPFEAGADGILTGDYLTTEGQDPGDDIEIMQRAGLEPNREVNDFDPAEVKERHRDPDPDPDTAVGTATSNATTELDD is encoded by the coding sequence GTGGTTTACGAGACAGGCAACCGAACGGTCGACAACGCGGTCCGGGGGGTCCTCGACGGCGAGACGCTCGACCGGACCGACGGGCTGGCGCTGCTCGCCCAGCCGGTCGACGCGCTGGCGGCCGGCGCCGACGTCGTCCGGCGGCACTTCTCGGACGGCACGGTCGACGCGTGCAGCATCGTCAACGCGAAGGCCGGCGACTGCGCGGAGGACTGCGGCTTCTGCGCGCAGTCGGCGCACTTCGACACCGGCATCGACACCTACGGCTTCCTGGGTCCCGAGAAGGTCCTCGAGGCCGCGAAGCGAGCCGAGGCCGACGGCGCCCAGCGGTTCGGCATCGTCGTCGCCGAGAAGGGCGTTTCGAAGGAGCACCGCCCCGACGAGTGGAACGAGATCGTCAAGGCGATCCGTCTCGTCCGCGACGAGACCGACGTCGAGGTCGACGCCTCGCTGGGCCTGCTGACACAGGCGGAGGCCGACGAACTCGCCGACGAGGGGCTCAACCACTACAACCACAACATCGAGACCTCTCGGCGGTACTTCCCGGAGGTCGTCGGCACCCACTCCTTCGAGGACCGGCTGAAGACGCTCCGCCGCGCGAAGAACGCCGGGATGGACCTCTGTGCCGGCGTCATCCTCGGGATGGGCGAGTCCCCGACCGACCGGGTCGACGCCGCCATCGAGCTACAGGGTATCGGCGTCTCGTCGCTCCCGGTCAACATCCTCAACCCCGTCGCCGGGACGCCGATGGGCGACCAGGACCACGCCGACATCTCGAAGTCCGAGGTCGTCAAGACCATCGCGGTCTACCGGCTGCTCCACCCCGACTCCCGCGTCCGGCTGACCGGCGGCCGCGAGGTCAACCTGGCGCCCGACGAGCAGCACCTCCCGTTCGAGGCCGGCGCCGACGGCATCCTCACCGGCGACTACCTCACCACGGAGGGCCAGGACCCGGGCGACGACATCGAGATCATGCAGCGGGCCGGCCTGGAGCCGAACCGCGAGGTCAACGACTTCGACCCCGCGGAAGTGAAGGAGCGGCACCGGGACCCCGACCCCGACCCCGACACGGCGGTCGGGACGGCGACGAGCAACGCGACCACGGAACTGGACGACTGA
- a CDS encoding methyltransferase domain-containing protein, whose product MADAFGRMVLDHHRGAYDGSGRYRSYDGTTREAHPEWYFGESFPPETEAALERVRRVDGLVIDAGCGTGSKALALQRDDVDVLATDVSSGALAVATDRGVDRIARADLRSLPAVADCIFLSGTQFGIGGTVDSFRSTLRGLAAATTEDGRVVGDLKDPSDVADSRIAGRDELRSYDPDRGVGHRRTRLEYRDLEGPWLELLCLTPDAARRAVAETEWRVTEVVEGDGPRYYLVLDR is encoded by the coding sequence ATGGCCGACGCCTTCGGACGGATGGTTCTGGACCACCACCGCGGCGCCTACGACGGCAGCGGTCGGTACAGGAGCTACGACGGTACGACCCGCGAGGCCCATCCAGAGTGGTACTTCGGCGAGTCGTTCCCTCCGGAGACCGAGGCGGCGCTGGAGCGAGTCCGAAGAGTCGACGGTCTCGTGATAGATGCCGGTTGCGGCACCGGTTCGAAGGCGCTCGCGCTGCAACGCGACGACGTCGATGTGCTCGCGACTGACGTCAGCTCTGGCGCCCTGGCGGTCGCGACGGACCGCGGCGTCGACCGAATCGCCCGCGCCGACCTGCGTTCGCTCCCCGCCGTCGCGGACTGCATATTCCTCTCGGGAACGCAGTTCGGAATCGGCGGCACGGTCGATTCGTTCCGGTCGACCCTCCGTGGACTCGCCGCGGCGACGACCGAGGACGGACGCGTCGTCGGCGACCTGAAGGACCCTTCCGACGTCGCCGACAGTCGCATAGCCGGCCGCGACGAACTCCGGTCGTACGACCCCGATCGCGGGGTCGGCCATCGGCGCACGCGTCTGGAGTATCGGGACCTCGAGGGGCCGTGGCTCGAACTCCTCTGTCTCACCCCCGATGCGGCCCGGCGGGCGGTCGCCGAGACCGAGTGGCGGGTGACCGAGGTCGTCGAGGGGGACGGCCCGCGATACTACCTCGTGCTGGACCGGTGA